In a genomic window of SAR324 cluster bacterium:
- a CDS encoding methyl-accepting chemotaxis protein, whose amino-acid sequence MSQHRTHKILNLRNSLHFKIMMLGVMAVVFTTMFIGIYVVHLTKISAEQQTRLAVDEALVLQQQQMKDVVGLAYATVQNTYNDVHDQEHLVLVVQKRLRLKMDLVFNLLESSYRQALNSKTPEQSVKQLKQEMVELIRNFRTGNTGDDYIWIHSFDQANIDVPMMLMHPVSTQLEGSDISILRYSSGERKGQTIFATGQEDKVPFVVQMNREVARNGEGFVGYDWYRPTTEGLMEQQPKIAYVRLFKPWGWVLGTGAYVEAEESQVQQELLHMLLNFRYGKNHDGYLWVHTYDGEHPEKTTMLVHPDMAQWKTGDLAELRFASGSRKGEILVSGNQETLEKPLFPSINLLLGRYKETFMPFEWSDPDNKDVYQKRLGYIRHFEPWGWALGTSFSTQAIQDQKSEKSQFLNQHVKDIIQGLVLFALLAFLISFCVIYVLTRQLVGNITIAVHVVDEIAQGNLVLTEGDQQKLERQIADETGWLLKAMKKMISNFSKMIVQVKESATQISLSSQELAAGNEDFAQRTHKQAASLAETAAAIEEMTSTIQSNADNAIHVNDISKNAKRIAQTGSEQLTRQVGNTIEQSNQTLEMVKQSNQQFFQTVEMINGESVAAMKDIANSSKKISTITTVINDIAFQTNLLALNASVEAARAGEHGRGFAVVAAEVRKLAHRSAKAASEIGLLIENSMEFIANGNKLMEYANQSVQEMSQNAENTLNDFQTQSHTMLRDLAAQMETSLRQIIDVVTEVSDLVENISISSTEQAEGIRQIRSAVVDMDSITQQNASLVEQSTTSSQVMADQARELMAIISGFRVSEEHPDLTQNQLTAQVSRPLLTALEAGKQKPEDDLPDFD is encoded by the coding sequence GTGTCACAACACCGGACCCATAAAATATTGAATCTGAGAAACAGTCTTCATTTCAAAATCATGATGCTCGGAGTAATGGCCGTTGTATTCACCACGATGTTTATCGGGATTTATGTGGTGCATCTGACTAAAATCAGTGCGGAACAGCAAACGCGCCTGGCGGTTGATGAAGCCCTGGTGCTTCAACAGCAACAGATGAAAGATGTGGTTGGACTGGCGTATGCTACGGTGCAGAACACTTATAATGATGTGCATGATCAGGAACATCTGGTACTGGTCGTTCAAAAACGTCTCAGACTCAAAATGGACCTGGTTTTCAATTTGCTGGAGTCGAGCTATCGTCAGGCCTTAAACAGCAAAACACCTGAGCAATCGGTCAAACAACTCAAACAGGAAATGGTGGAATTAATCCGGAATTTCCGGACTGGAAATACAGGCGACGATTACATCTGGATCCATTCTTTTGATCAGGCAAACATCGATGTGCCCATGATGCTCATGCACCCCGTATCCACACAACTGGAAGGCTCAGATATTTCGATCCTGCGCTATTCCTCCGGAGAACGTAAAGGGCAGACGATTTTCGCCACAGGGCAGGAAGATAAGGTGCCGTTTGTGGTTCAGATGAACCGTGAGGTGGCAAGAAATGGCGAAGGCTTTGTGGGCTATGACTGGTATCGCCCCACCACGGAAGGATTGATGGAACAACAGCCAAAAATCGCTTATGTCCGGTTGTTTAAGCCCTGGGGCTGGGTTTTGGGAACAGGTGCCTATGTGGAAGCCGAAGAGTCACAGGTTCAGCAGGAACTACTGCACATGCTCCTTAATTTCAGATATGGTAAAAACCATGACGGCTACCTCTGGGTTCACACGTATGATGGCGAACATCCTGAAAAAACCACCATGCTGGTGCATCCCGACATGGCTCAGTGGAAAACCGGGGATCTTGCCGAACTCCGCTTTGCTTCAGGCTCCCGGAAAGGTGAGATCCTGGTTTCCGGCAATCAGGAAACCTTGGAAAAACCGTTGTTTCCCTCCATCAACCTGCTTCTGGGACGCTATAAGGAAACATTCATGCCCTTTGAATGGAGTGATCCCGACAATAAGGATGTCTACCAGAAACGTCTGGGATATATCCGGCATTTTGAACCTTGGGGCTGGGCCCTTGGTACTTCGTTTTCGACACAGGCCATCCAGGATCAGAAATCAGAAAAATCCCAATTCCTGAATCAGCATGTGAAGGATATTATTCAAGGCCTGGTCCTGTTTGCCCTGCTGGCGTTCCTGATCAGTTTCTGTGTGATTTATGTGTTGACCCGGCAACTTGTAGGAAACATCACTATCGCGGTGCATGTTGTGGATGAAATCGCCCAGGGCAATCTGGTGCTTACAGAGGGTGACCAGCAGAAACTGGAACGGCAAATCGCGGATGAAACAGGCTGGTTGTTGAAAGCCATGAAAAAAATGATCAGTAATTTTTCAAAAATGATTGTCCAGGTCAAGGAAAGCGCCACCCAGATTTCTCTTTCTTCCCAGGAACTTGCCGCAGGAAATGAGGACTTTGCCCAGCGAACACACAAACAGGCCGCATCACTGGCTGAAACCGCCGCGGCGATCGAAGAAATGACCTCCACCATTCAAAGCAATGCGGATAACGCGATTCATGTGAACGATATCAGTAAAAACGCCAAACGGATCGCACAGACAGGATCAGAGCAACTGACCCGGCAAGTCGGAAATACCATTGAACAAAGCAACCAGACTCTTGAAATGGTGAAACAGAGCAATCAACAATTTTTTCAGACCGTGGAAATGATCAATGGCGAGTCCGTCGCGGCCATGAAGGATATTGCCAACAGTTCAAAAAAAATCTCCACCATCACGACGGTCATCAATGATATCGCCTTTCAAACCAATTTACTGGCGTTGAACGCCTCCGTAGAAGCCGCCCGTGCGGGTGAACACGGACGCGGTTTTGCGGTAGTCGCGGCTGAAGTGAGAAAACTGGCGCACCGTTCCGCCAAAGCGGCGTCAGAAATCGGATTACTGATTGAAAACAGCATGGAATTCATTGCCAATGGCAACAAACTCATGGAATACGCTAACCAGTCTGTTCAGGAAATGAGTCAGAACGCAGAAAATACCCTCAATGATTTTCAGACACAGTCCCACACCATGCTCAGAGACCTTGCCGCACAGATGGAAACCAGTCTGAGACAGATCATTGATGTCGTGACTGAGGTTTCCGATCTGGTGGAAAATATCAGCATTTCATCCACAGAACAGGCCGAAGGAATCAGGCAGATCCGCAGTGCGGTCGTCGATATGGATTCGATCACCCAGCAAAATGCGTCACTGGTGGAACAGTCGACCACCAGCAGTCAGGTGATGGCCGATCAGGCACGGGAACTCATGGCCATTATCAGCGGTTTCAGAGTGAGCGAAGAACATCCTGACCTGACACAAAATCAGTTAACAGCCCAGGTTTCAAGACCGTTGCTGACAGCTTTGGAAGCGGGCAAACAAAAGCCGGAAGACGATCTGCCTGATTTTGACTAA
- a CDS encoding purine-binding chemotaxis protein CheW, giving the protein MTSDINEELAQWNLLDNYEDIDLDLHYGEDGTQVLVFSLMNETYGIDILKVMEIINFTRITQIPNVPAFICGVINLRGVIVPVVDLGKKFGFPERPYTKYTIIIVVQVGQKLMGVIVDAVSDVTFLSSANIQPPPAFSETIDVRFLQGMAQIKDNLMILIDIEGIMSEEELGLISL; this is encoded by the coding sequence ATGACATCAGACATCAACGAAGAACTGGCGCAGTGGAATCTGCTGGACAATTACGAGGATATTGATCTGGACCTGCATTATGGTGAAGATGGCACCCAGGTGCTGGTGTTTTCCCTGATGAATGAAACGTATGGGATTGATATTCTCAAAGTCATGGAAATCATCAACTTCACCCGAATCACGCAAATTCCCAATGTGCCGGCCTTCATCTGTGGTGTGATCAATCTGAGAGGCGTTATTGTGCCTGTGGTTGATCTTGGAAAAAAATTTGGATTTCCCGAGCGGCCCTATACCAAATACACCATCATTATTGTGGTCCAGGTGGGGCAAAAACTAATGGGCGTTATCGTTGATGCTGTTTCAGATGTGACATTCCTGTCGTCAGCGAACATTCAACCGCCACCAGCCTTTTCAGAAACGATTGATGTCCGGTTTCTTCAGGGAATGGCACAGATCAAGGACAACCTGATGATCCTCATCGACATTGAAGGCATCATGTCAGAAGAAGAACTGGGATTGATTTCCCTTTAA